The following coding sequences lie in one Lolium perenne isolate Kyuss_39 chromosome 2, Kyuss_2.0, whole genome shotgun sequence genomic window:
- the LOC127336842 gene encoding G-type lectin S-receptor-like serine/threonine-protein kinase SD2-5: protein MSSGTAKAVISSVCAVVAVVITIALIRRCRHVKKKMHKKIVAKIMEEISKKHRHKRGPLDDDCAAYDDVVIEIGPVEKFLHEILNEKPMRFSSDQLACYTSDYSTELGSGGFGVVYKGELPNGLQVAVKVLKVSMNKKVQEGFMAEIGTIGRTYHVHLVRLYGFCFDRDGTRALVYEFLENGSLEKYLYRAGDGEDERQREKLEWRTLHSIAVGTAKGIRYLHEECQQRIVHYDIKPANILLTSDFVPKVADFGLARLGERENTHMSSLTGGGRGTPGYAAPELWMALPTTEKCDVYSFGMVLFEILGRRRNYDAGLMDESREWFPKWVWDKYEQGDMGCIVAGVGEEDREKAETMCKVALWCVQFQPSARPTMSSVVRMLEGEMAIVPPVNPFHYVSSGGSSSGWALSTGTGTGTGTYTTSRDTVRDSEMSGLSPSPPAKPTDAMVKGVKSTDAITT, encoded by the exons ATGTCGAGTGGTACTGCCAAAGCAGTCA TATCGTCAGTCTGCGCAGTCGTGGCGGTCGTAATAACAATCGCCCTGATCAGACGATGCCGCcacgtgaagaagaagatgcacaAGAAGATCGTAGCCAAGATCATGGAGGAGATCAGCAAGAAACACCGCCACAAGCGAGGACCTCTGGACGATGACTGCGCCGCCTACGACGACGTGGTGATCGAGATCGGCCCCGTAGAGAAGTTCCTCCACGAGATCCTGAACGAGAAGCCGATGCGGTTCAGCTCGGACCAGCTGGCCTGTTACACGTCTGACTACTCGACGGAGCTGGGCTCCGGCGGCTTCGGGGTGGTCTACAAAGGAGAGCTCCCCAACGGGCTGCAGGTGGCGGTGAAGGTGCTCAAGGTGTCCATGAACAAGAAGGTGCAGGAGGGGTTCATGGCGGAGATCGGCACCATCGGCAGGACGTACCACGTGCACCTCGTCAGGCTCTACGGCTTCTGCTTCGACAGGGACGGCACCAGGGCGCTGGTGTACGAGTTCCTGGAAAACGGCTCGCTGGAGAAGTACCTCTACcgcgccggcgacggcgaggacgagaggcAGAGGGAGAAGCTGGAGTGGCGGACGCTGCACAGCATCGCAGTCGGCACGGCGAAGGGGATCCGGTACCTGCACGAGGAGTGCCAGCAGAGGATCGTGCACTACGACATCAAGCCTGCCAACATCCTCCTCACGTCCGACTTCGTGCCGAAGGTGGCCGACTTCGGGCTGGCCAGGCTCGGGGAGCGCGAGAACACGCACATGTCGTCGCTGACGGGCGGCGGGCGCGGGACGCCAGGGTACGCGGCGCCGGAGCTGTGGATGGCGCTGCCGACGACGGAGAAGTGCGACGTGTACAGCTTCGGCATGGTGCTGTTCGAGATCCTGGGGCGGCGCCGGAACTACGACGCCGGGCTGATGGACGAGAGCCGCGAGTGGTTCCCCAAGTGGGTGTGGGACAAGTACGAGCAGGGGGACATGGGCTGCATCGTCGCCGGCGTCGGGGAGGAGGACCGGGAGAAGGCGGAGACCATGTGCAAGGTGGCGCTGTGGTGCGTGCAGTTCCAGCCGTCGGCGCGGCCGACGATGAGCAGCGTGGTGAGGATGCTGGAGGGGGAGATGGCCATCGTGCCGCCCGTGAACCCGTTCCACTACGTGTCGAGCGGCGGCAGCTCCAGCGGCTGGGCGCTGTcgaccggcaccggcaccggtaCCGGCACGTACACGACCAGCCGGGACACGGTAAGAGACAGTGAGATGTCGGGGCTCTCGCCAAGCCCTCCTGCTAAACCGACCGATGCAATGGTGAAAGGTGTCAAGTCCACTGACGCAATTACCACATAG